The Streptomyces uncialis genomic interval CGAGGAACTCCACCGACAGGGTCTGGAGGGTCATGGGCAGGACCAGCAGCACGAGGAAGCCCACGGTGACCGTGCCCGCGACACTGCGCAGTGCCGTGCCGATGCCGATGACGATCACCCCGACCGCGCCGAGGTAACCGCCGACCGCCAGGGTCCGGCCCACGACCGCCCCGGCGGTGACTGGGTCCGCGGCGGCGCCGAGCGAGGCGACGGCCGCGGCCAGCGCGAGCGGGGTGAGGAGCAGACCGGTCACGAACAGCACCGGGAAGAGCACCAGGCTCTTGGACAGCAGCATGCGGTGACGGATCGGCACCCACTGGAGGGTGGTGCGGATGCCGCCGGTCGCGTACTCGGTCGCGATGACCATGGCCGCGAGGGCCAGCACCGCGAACTGCCCCATGAAGACCGCCCCGGTGGCGACATTGTCCAGCGGCGCGGTCGGCAGCGCGGTGCCGCTGTCCGGCGCGGACCGGGCCGAGACACCCGCGATCACCGTGTAGGTGATCAGCAGGGCGGCCGTGGCGGCCAGGCACACCCAGGTGGAGCGCACTCCCCAAAGTTTGGTCCACTCGGCGGCGACGGCTCCCGTCAGCCCGCCGCGGCTCCCGGTCCCGCCGGTACGCCGGCCCGCCTCGCGGGCCTTGCGGGCGTTCGTGGTGGTGGTCGTCGTGTCGTGCTCGGGTGTCATCGGTCAGTCCCGTCCGCGTTCCGGGGGGTGCCGTACTCGACACTGCCGGAGGTCAGTTCCATGTAGGCCTCTTCGAGCGAGGGCTCCTGGAGGCGCAGTTCGTGCAGCCGGGTCCCGCTCCGATGGGCGAGGTCACCTATCTGCCCGGCCGTGGCGCCGTGCACCACGAGCGTGTCGCCGTCGGCGCTCTCCACGGCGAAACCCGCCGTGGTGATCATCGGCACCAGATCCGCCCGGCCCCGCGCGTCGGGGACCCGGACCCGGACGGTGCCCAGCGCGCTGCGTCCGATCAGCTCCGGGACCGGGGTGTCGGCGATCAGCCGTCCCCGGCCGATGACAACGACCTGGTCGGCGGTCTGCTGGAGTTCGCTCATCAGATGGCTGGAGAGGAAAACGGTGCGGCCCTCGTCGGCGAGGGACCGGGAGGTGCGGCGTATCCAGCGCACCCCGTCGGGGTCGAGGCCGTTCACGGGTTCGTCGAAGATCAGCACTCCGGAGTCGCCGAGCAGGGCCCCGG includes:
- a CDS encoding ABC transporter permease, with amino-acid sequence MTPEHDTTTTTTNARKAREAGRRTGGTGSRGGLTGAVAAEWTKLWGVRSTWVCLAATAALLITYTVIAGVSARSAPDSGTALPTAPLDNVATGAVFMGQFAVLALAAMVIATEYATGGIRTTLQWVPIRHRMLLSKSLVLFPVLFVTGLLLTPLALAAAVASLGAAADPVTAGAVVGRTLAVGGYLGAVGVIVIGIGTALRSVAGTVTVGFLVLLVLPMTLQTLSVEFLARTADYLPGPAGMTLMGIAESDAYGTTGAVALLCFWALAANAVGYGVLRTRDA
- a CDS encoding ATP-binding cassette domain-containing protein, which encodes MITLHGLTKTYGTVHAVHELTLDVHPGRVTGFLGPNGAGKSTTMRMILGLDRPTAGRALVAGRRYEDLRRPLREVGALLDAKAMHPGRTAANHLLAMARSNGIPRRRVDEVLDAVGLTAVAGRRVGLFSLGMGQRLGVAGALLGDSGVLIFDEPVNGLDPDGVRWIRRTSRSLADEGRTVFLSSHLMSELQQTADQVVVIGRGRLIADTPVPELIGRSALGTVRVRVPDARGRADLVPMITTAGFAVESADGDTLVVHGATAGQIGDLAHRSGTRLHELRLQEPSLEEAYMELTSGSVEYGTPRNADGTDR